The following proteins come from a genomic window of Gimesia chilikensis:
- a CDS encoding MotA/TolQ/ExbB proton channel family protein, with protein sequence MSQYLSQLSGLSTFIIILACGAHLFFFFVLWVWSRRDLRGIASSLDDFTRGLKHRSLLDSTGHLSDQIEAFLADVNETIEPGANPTDRKVLSERVHILDEKRRYLNSHFFETCYNICRTMIEAYPLAGVLGTILAMGAALQANTGAENGSAISSIVSHFGDAIWSTFAGLAAAILLMFINSILETSFLGLVENRQHVRDTVVRAKRELALAEGSAAKS encoded by the coding sequence ATGTCGCAGTACTTAAGCCAGCTTTCAGGACTCTCCACCTTCATCATCATTCTGGCCTGTGGAGCGCACCTGTTCTTCTTCTTTGTACTCTGGGTCTGGTCCCGCCGCGACCTGCGAGGCATCGCCTCATCTCTGGATGACTTCACCCGCGGACTCAAGCACCGCAGCCTGCTCGATTCCACCGGTCACCTCTCCGATCAGATCGAAGCCTTTCTCGCGGACGTCAACGAAACCATTGAACCGGGCGCCAACCCGACCGACCGCAAGGTGCTCTCCGAACGCGTGCATATTCTCGATGAAAAACGCCGCTATCTTAATTCCCACTTCTTCGAGACCTGCTACAACATCTGTCGCACGATGATCGAAGCCTACCCCCTCGCCGGGGTCCTGGGGACGATCCTCGCGATGGGGGCGGCCCTGCAGGCAAACACCGGTGCCGAAAACGGTTCCGCCATCAGTTCCATCGTCAGCCACTTCGGCGATGCTATCTGGTCCACGTTCGCGGGCCTGGCGGCTGCCATTCTGCTGATGTTTATCAACAGTATCCTCGAAACCTCGTTTCTCGGTCTGGTCGAAAACCGGCAGCATGTCCGCGATACCGTCGTCCGCGCCAAACGGGAGCTGG
- a CDS encoding 2,3-bisphosphoglycerate-independent phosphoglycerate mutase, translated as MADLHALMKKLQKKNDSKIVLLVSDGLGGLPLEPGGKTELETANTPNLDELAKNGTLGRSIPVLPGITPGSGPGHLGLFGYDPLQFNIGRGVLEALGIDFELGPDDVAIRGNFCTLDDDGNITDRRAGRIASEIGVELCKKLDQIEIPGVEVFVRPVKEYRLVIVLRAKGLGGDINDTDPQKTGVPPLEPVGQNEASQKTAEICKEFLKQAGEILKDDRPANLLTMRGIAKMPEIPTFEEVYGTRAAAIAVYPMYRGLARLVSMDVKDAGQTLESQMDCLEKIWDDYDFFFVHYKYTDSTGEDGNFAAKVAKTEEVDSCIPRIKALKPDVLIVTGDHSTPSKMKSHSWHPVPVLLSAENARFDGCQSFGESECIKGGLGQFEAKYLMSMAMAHAGRLEKYGA; from the coding sequence ATGGCTGATTTGCATGCGTTAATGAAAAAACTGCAGAAGAAGAATGATTCCAAGATCGTCCTGCTCGTCTCTGACGGACTGGGTGGACTCCCCCTGGAACCGGGCGGAAAAACCGAACTGGAAACAGCCAACACCCCTAACCTCGACGAACTGGCCAAAAACGGAACCCTGGGACGCAGCATTCCCGTGCTCCCCGGCATCACTCCCGGGAGTGGCCCCGGTCACCTGGGACTGTTCGGCTACGATCCGCTGCAGTTCAACATCGGTCGCGGTGTACTCGAAGCTCTGGGCATCGATTTTGAACTCGGTCCCGATGACGTCGCCATCCGAGGCAACTTCTGTACGCTCGACGATGACGGCAACATCACCGACCGTCGTGCCGGCCGCATCGCCAGTGAAATCGGCGTTGAACTCTGTAAGAAACTCGATCAGATCGAAATCCCCGGCGTCGAAGTTTTCGTCCGTCCCGTGAAAGAATACCGCCTGGTGATCGTGCTGCGGGCCAAAGGACTGGGCGGCGACATCAACGATACCGATCCTCAGAAAACCGGCGTACCTCCTCTCGAACCGGTCGGCCAGAACGAAGCCTCTCAGAAGACCGCCGAGATCTGTAAGGAATTCCTCAAGCAGGCCGGCGAGATCCTCAAAGACGATCGTCCTGCCAACCTGCTCACCATGCGGGGCATCGCCAAGATGCCGGAGATCCCCACCTTCGAAGAAGTCTACGGCACCCGTGCCGCTGCCATCGCCGTCTATCCGATGTACCGCGGACTGGCTCGCCTGGTCAGCATGGACGTCAAGGATGCCGGCCAGACCCTCGAATCGCAGATGGACTGCCTCGAAAAAATCTGGGACGATTACGACTTCTTCTTCGTGCACTACAAATACACCGACTCCACCGGCGAAGATGGTAACTTCGCTGCCAAGGTTGCCAAGACCGAAGAAGTCGATTCCTGCATCCCCCGCATCAAGGCACTCAAGCCCGATGTGCTGATCGTTACCGGCGACCACAGTACACCGTCCAAAATGAAATCACACAGCTGGCACCCCGTACCCGTGCTGCTGTCTGCGGAAAACGCCCGCTTCGATGGCTGCCAGAGCTTCGGTGAATCAGAGTGCATCAAAGGCGGACTGGGACAGTTCGAAGCCAAGTACCTGATGTCCATGGCCATGGCGCACGCCGGTCGCCTGGAAAAATATGGTGCCTGA
- a CDS encoding glycosyltransferase family 4 protein — translation MTPPPDKKLHVAIITSGGAGMFCGACMHDNTWTKAMMLQGAEATLIPTYTPIRVDEENMTGSPVFLGGINVYLNYRSRIWRALPRFLKHWLDTPWIINLATSFGVSNDAHELGALTVNLLEGEQGAEGVEIEELARFLGETLKPDVICLSNALLSGTIRTIKQHFKGPLFCILQGDDVFLEELGEPYRSRSLELIRSNVQQLDGVLVHSDYYRDFMSAYLDVPVDHFYKVLLGINLDGYDGTPETSVEEPFTIGFFARICKEKGLQNAVEAFKLFHERHPDSRLLVGGFLGKENEAWFKETTAPLDELQDAYRYWGSPASHEEKVDFYKSLSVLSVPTDYQEPKGIFVLEALANGVPVVQPAHGAFPELIEQTAGGLLVPPGDTLALVEAWERLYQDKDYRKQLAQQGYERVRQCFNSELMATESLQFFRDRLAAGTPAENPR, via the coding sequence ATGACCCCACCGCCAGACAAGAAACTGCATGTCGCCATCATCACCTCCGGAGGAGCAGGCATGTTCTGTGGCGCCTGCATGCACGACAACACCTGGACCAAAGCCATGATGCTGCAGGGGGCGGAAGCAACCCTCATCCCCACCTACACTCCCATTCGCGTCGACGAAGAAAACATGACCGGCTCCCCGGTCTTCCTGGGAGGGATCAACGTCTATCTGAATTACCGCTCCCGCATCTGGCGCGCTCTGCCCCGCTTCCTCAAGCACTGGCTGGATACACCCTGGATTATTAATCTCGCGACCAGCTTCGGCGTCAGTAACGACGCCCACGAACTGGGCGCCCTGACCGTCAATTTGCTGGAAGGAGAACAGGGAGCCGAAGGCGTCGAAATTGAAGAACTCGCCCGGTTCCTGGGAGAGACTCTCAAACCCGATGTCATCTGCCTCAGCAACGCCCTGCTCTCGGGGACCATCAGGACCATCAAGCAGCATTTCAAGGGACCTCTATTCTGCATTCTTCAGGGAGACGATGTCTTTCTGGAAGAACTCGGAGAACCTTACCGCAGTCGTTCACTGGAACTGATCCGCTCAAACGTGCAACAGCTGGACGGCGTTCTCGTACACAGCGACTACTACCGCGATTTCATGTCTGCTTACCTGGATGTGCCCGTCGACCATTTCTACAAAGTCCTGCTGGGCATCAATCTGGATGGCTATGACGGCACGCCGGAGACCAGCGTCGAAGAGCCTTTCACCATCGGCTTTTTCGCTCGCATCTGTAAAGAAAAAGGTCTGCAGAACGCCGTCGAAGCCTTCAAGCTCTTTCACGAACGACACCCCGACAGCCGCCTGCTGGTGGGGGGCTTCCTGGGCAAAGAAAACGAAGCCTGGTTCAAAGAGACCACCGCGCCCCTGGATGAACTTCAGGATGCCTACCGTTACTGGGGCAGCCCTGCTTCGCACGAGGAAAAAGTCGACTTCTACAAAAGCCTCTCCGTCCTCTCCGTGCCGACCGACTACCAGGAACCCAAGGGGATCTTCGTGCTGGAAGCCCTGGCGAACGGCGTCCCCGTCGTCCAGCCCGCCCATGGTGCCTTTCCGGAATTGATCGAACAGACCGCCGGCGGACTGCTCGTTCCCCCCGGCGATACCCTGGCACTCGTCGAGGCCTGGGAACGTCTGTACCAGGACAAGGATTATCGTAAACAACTGGCACAACAGGGTTACGAACGCGTGCGCCAGTGCTTCAACTCTGAGCTGATGGCCACCGAAAGCCTGCAGTTTTTCCGCGATCGCCTCGCCGCTGGGACTCCCGCCGAGAACCCACGCTAA
- a CDS encoding type 1 glutamine amidotransferase produces the protein MLQQLRYLLLQVRNSDDPMKQQEVNCFARSLDVDTSQIAVFDLLGGPLTEVDLVSHDVVFIGGSGHYSAAGEGRWLEIALESLRVVHDLRKPTFASCWGFQAMARAMGGRVVHDLNRAEIGVHHVNLTAAGQADPIFGPAGDILQGLMGHEDTVVELPPGTELLASTDRVENQAYRFLDRPIYCTQFHPELDRESFLGRLNTYPEYVEKIAGLSLDEFRHSIHDTPETMALLKRFVQEIAPRHLNQT, from the coding sequence ATGCTGCAACAACTTCGCTACCTCCTGTTACAGGTTCGCAATTCAGACGATCCGATGAAACAGCAGGAAGTCAACTGTTTCGCCCGCTCCCTGGATGTCGACACCAGCCAGATCGCCGTCTTCGATTTGCTCGGCGGTCCACTAACGGAAGTCGATCTTGTGTCTCATGATGTCGTCTTCATCGGCGGCAGTGGTCACTATTCCGCCGCAGGAGAAGGTCGCTGGCTGGAGATTGCCCTGGAAAGTCTGCGGGTTGTGCACGATCTCCGTAAACCCACGTTCGCTTCCTGCTGGGGATTCCAGGCAATGGCCCGCGCCATGGGAGGCCGCGTGGTCCACGATCTCAACCGGGCAGAAATCGGTGTCCATCACGTCAACCTGACCGCTGCAGGACAGGCTGATCCCATCTTCGGCCCCGCAGGCGATATTCTGCAAGGTCTTATGGGTCATGAAGATACGGTCGTTGAACTACCTCCGGGAACCGAACTGCTGGCCTCCACTGATCGTGTGGAAAATCAGGCGTATCGTTTCCTCGATCGACCCATTTATTGCACCCAGTTCCATCCCGAACTCGACCGGGAATCGTTCCTGGGCCGCCTCAATACCTACCCCGAATATGTCGAGAAAATCGCCGGCCTCTCCCTCGATGAGTTCCGCCACTCGATTCACGATACACCCGAAACCATGGCTCTGTTAAAACGTTTCGTGCAGGAGATCGCCCCCCGGCATCTGAACCAGACCTGA
- a CDS encoding protein tyrosine phosphatase family protein, translated as MRCFQTAPLLLIFCLATYPTTVWGDSKTESVCRMLQAEELGQISPLHRSGQIYLAGQPGEDDFNLIQKAGVKTVINLRPSRELKWDEAMYLKMLNLDYVQIPFRAPESLTPAIFDQCRKLLNDKSKQPLVLHCASANRVGAIWLTHRVLDDGLSFEAALAEAKQVGLKTPGYIEQARAYIAQQGKAE; from the coding sequence ATGCGATGCTTTCAAACCGCTCCACTGCTGCTGATATTCTGCCTCGCGACTTACCCGACGACTGTCTGGGGTGACTCCAAAACAGAATCAGTGTGCCGCATGCTGCAGGCGGAGGAACTGGGGCAGATCTCTCCCCTGCACCGTAGCGGTCAGATCTACCTCGCAGGTCAGCCGGGAGAAGACGATTTCAACCTGATCCAGAAAGCGGGGGTTAAGACGGTGATTAATCTGCGTCCTTCACGGGAGTTGAAATGGGACGAAGCGATGTACCTGAAGATGCTGAATCTGGATTACGTGCAGATTCCCTTTCGAGCTCCGGAATCATTGACGCCTGCGATTTTCGACCAGTGCCGCAAACTGCTGAATGACAAATCGAAGCAGCCACTGGTTCTGCATTGTGCATCCGCTAACCGCGTGGGAGCGATCTGGCTGACGCATCGTGTGCTGGACGACGGCCTCAGTTTCGAAGCGGCCCTCGCAGAAGCCAAACAGGTCGGACTGAAAACGCCGGGCTACATCGAGCAGGCCAGAGCGTATATCGCTCAGCAAGGGAAAGCGGAATAA
- a CDS encoding class I SAM-dependent methyltransferase, giving the protein MDISRSPGEDTTSITSTLPCFLRGFFENPLQVASCIPSSSYLQRKLSSLSCLRNAKTVIELGPGTGETTKALLQAMSDQSKLLCVEVVEEFAASLQQIADPRLIVEIGSALDLESILKRNYFASADVIVSGIPFSVLSPEEGRTLMESIYQQLAPGGAFVTYQFRSSVCDLATEYFGPPEKRSIVLWNLPPLEIFVWEKSVLECHHISHNARSIKA; this is encoded by the coding sequence ATGGATATTTCACGTTCGCCAGGTGAGGACACTACATCGATCACTTCGACCCTGCCCTGTTTTCTGCGTGGCTTCTTCGAGAACCCGCTGCAGGTGGCTTCCTGTATTCCCAGTTCCAGTTACCTGCAACGCAAACTGAGCTCGCTCTCCTGTCTGCGTAACGCCAAAACCGTCATCGAACTCGGACCGGGAACCGGCGAGACGACAAAGGCCCTGCTGCAGGCTATGTCTGATCAGTCCAAGTTGCTCTGTGTGGAAGTCGTTGAAGAATTCGCTGCATCGCTACAGCAGATCGCAGACCCGCGTCTGATCGTCGAGATCGGATCCGCCCTTGATCTGGAATCCATTCTCAAGCGGAACTACTTCGCCTCGGCTGATGTCATCGTCTCGGGAATTCCATTCTCAGTCCTCTCGCCGGAGGAAGGTCGTACATTGATGGAATCCATCTATCAGCAGCTCGCCCCCGGCGGTGCCTTCGTGACTTACCAGTTCCGCAGTAGTGTCTGTGACCTGGCAACAGAATACTTCGGTCCTCCTGAGAAACGTTCGATCGTGTTGTGGAATCTGCCACCCCTGGAGATCTTCGTCTGGGAAAAGTCGGTACTGGAATGCCACCATATCAGTCACAACGCCAGGTCGATCAAAGCCTGA
- a CDS encoding Rho termination factor N-terminal domain-containing protein: MPTTWTQKDEKQYKKIRESALERGKSSSEAKEIAARTVNKQRRKEGRTPQETTQGTGNPNTRLEDRTVDELYNLAKEHHIQGRSKLNKAELIEAIRDKR; the protein is encoded by the coding sequence ATGCCGACCACCTGGACACAAAAAGATGAAAAGCAGTACAAGAAAATCAGAGAGAGTGCCCTTGAGCGAGGAAAATCCAGTTCCGAGGCGAAAGAGATCGCCGCTCGCACAGTCAATAAACAACGGCGGAAAGAGGGAAGAACGCCCCAGGAGACCACTCAGGGAACCGGTAACCCTAACACACGTCTGGAAGACCGCACTGTAGATGAACTTTACAATCTCGCGAAAGAGCATCACATTCAGGGCCGCAGCAAGCTGAATAAAGCTGAGCTGATCGAAGCCATTCGTGACAAACGCTAG
- a CDS encoding DUF1501 domain-containing protein — translation MLNIFDGAANRFCNRVSRRNFIKVGALGFGGLTLPQLLRAEQQSGTGKSHKSIIMIYLPGGPPHQDMYDLKMDAPSEIRGEFNPISTNVPDIKICEHLPRLAGLADKSIFVNSLVGSIGQHASFQCMTGHSDRNQPAGGWPEIGSALSRLKGDPRATSPAYVNLSPKMQHTPYNFGKNSFLGTSHTPFNPNGEMKGDMTLNGITLDRLQDRKQLLTSFDQFRRDADNSGSMEGLDAFNEQAFGVLSSGRLVEALDVSQEDPAVRERYGKGTSRKQGDAAPRLNEQFLLARRLVEAGARMVTLSYSFWDWHGSNFKRAKENFPDFDQAITALIEDLHQRGLAEDTTVIAWGEFGRTPKINNNSGRDHWPRVCNALLACGGMKTGQVIGTTDRLGGEADDRPVHFQEVFATLYHNMGIDIERVTLPDHAGRPQYLVDSGYLPMPEVV, via the coding sequence ATGCTGAATATTTTCGACGGAGCTGCTAACCGATTCTGTAATCGCGTCTCACGCCGTAATTTTATCAAGGTCGGCGCGCTGGGATTCGGCGGTCTGACGCTCCCACAACTTCTGCGGGCAGAACAACAGTCGGGCACCGGGAAGTCACACAAGTCGATCATCATGATCTACCTGCCGGGCGGACCGCCGCATCAGGACATGTACGATCTCAAGATGGACGCGCCTTCTGAAATTCGAGGCGAGTTCAACCCGATCTCTACGAATGTACCTGATATCAAAATTTGCGAGCATCTGCCCCGCCTGGCCGGTCTCGCTGATAAAAGTATCTTCGTGAATTCACTCGTCGGGTCTATCGGTCAACATGCTTCGTTTCAATGTATGACCGGACACAGCGATCGCAATCAGCCTGCAGGCGGCTGGCCGGAAATCGGTTCTGCTCTCTCGCGCCTCAAAGGCGATCCGCGGGCAACGTCTCCCGCGTATGTGAACCTCTCGCCGAAGATGCAGCACACACCCTACAACTTTGGAAAAAACAGTTTCCTGGGCACCTCACATACTCCCTTCAATCCAAACGGGGAAATGAAGGGGGATATGACCCTCAATGGAATTACTCTGGACCGTCTGCAGGATCGAAAACAACTCTTAACGAGTTTCGATCAGTTCCGCCGCGATGCGGATAACAGCGGCTCAATGGAAGGCCTGGACGCTTTCAACGAACAGGCATTCGGCGTCCTTTCCTCCGGACGACTCGTCGAGGCACTTGATGTCTCCCAAGAAGATCCCGCGGTTCGCGAACGTTATGGCAAAGGAACCTCGCGTAAGCAGGGTGACGCCGCCCCTCGTCTGAACGAACAGTTCCTGCTGGCCCGTCGACTTGTTGAAGCGGGTGCCCGCATGGTGACGTTGAGTTACAGCTTCTGGGACTGGCATGGCAGTAACTTCAAACGGGCCAAAGAGAACTTCCCCGATTTCGATCAGGCCATCACCGCCCTGATTGAAGACCTGCATCAGCGGGGACTCGCCGAAGACACGACCGTCATCGCCTGGGGCGAATTTGGACGGACTCCCAAGATCAACAACAACAGCGGCCGGGATCACTGGCCCCGCGTCTGTAACGCACTGCTCGCCTGTGGTGGAATGAAGACCGGCCAGGTGATCGGTACCACCGATCGTCTCGGCGGCGAAGCGGATGACCGTCCTGTCCACTTCCAGGAAGTCTTTGCGACCCTCTACCATAATATGGGAATCGACATCGAGCGGGTCACCCTGCCCGATCACGCCGGTCGTCCCCAGTATCTGGTCGACAGCGGCTATCTCCCAATGCCGGAAGTCGTATAA
- a CDS encoding MBL fold metallo-hydrolase, protein MIFYPRFVPGLAISSYLIGDDQSGAAVVIDPPRDVDDFIEFARQHDLHIQYIIETHVHADFVSGSRELKARLNNQPQIYCSAYGSADWTQSFADRHVSADDTLSLGKLRFEFRHVPGHTPEHIAILLFDESRSQDTPWCMFTGDFLFVGDVGRPDLLGEAEQQKLAHQLYESVFTRIEALPDFLEIFPAHGAGSLCGKAIGSRRSSTLGFERRFSNVLQKQDEEPWIEDLLQDMPLSPSYFSRMKRINKEGPAIIGPELPGQKRWSAKEVAERQCEDCLIVDVRSKEAFAAAHIPDAINIPIGSNLPTWAGWVLPYDRPILLVVDQPSQVKEVVTNLLRVGFDDIQGYLEGGINAWETAGFPLEMLETISVRDLHHKLRQQHPLTVLDVRTEREWDAGHIKGALHIHGGALQERFEEIPQEQPVAVVCGSGYRASIASSFIRRAGFTDVANVLGGMSAWKAADLPLNA, encoded by the coding sequence ATGATATTTTACCCACGGTTTGTGCCTGGGCTGGCGATCAGTTCGTACCTGATCGGCGATGATCAGAGCGGGGCCGCGGTCGTAATCGACCCGCCCCGTGATGTTGATGACTTCATTGAATTTGCCCGTCAGCACGATTTGCACATTCAATATATTATCGAGACCCACGTGCATGCCGACTTTGTTTCCGGCTCACGCGAGTTGAAAGCGCGACTGAACAATCAACCGCAGATTTACTGTTCAGCGTATGGCTCTGCGGACTGGACTCAATCATTCGCTGATCGTCATGTATCAGCAGACGACACGCTGTCGTTAGGCAAGCTTCGGTTCGAGTTTCGGCATGTTCCCGGTCACACACCCGAACACATCGCCATACTGCTGTTCGACGAATCCCGCAGCCAGGACACGCCCTGGTGCATGTTTACAGGAGACTTTCTGTTCGTCGGCGATGTCGGGCGTCCGGATCTGCTGGGCGAAGCCGAACAACAGAAGCTCGCGCACCAGCTCTATGAAAGCGTGTTTACGCGGATCGAGGCCCTGCCCGATTTCCTGGAAATCTTTCCTGCACACGGGGCCGGTTCTCTGTGTGGAAAAGCGATTGGCTCGCGACGTTCGTCCACACTGGGCTTTGAACGACGTTTCAGTAATGTCTTGCAGAAGCAGGACGAAGAACCCTGGATCGAAGACTTGCTGCAGGACATGCCTCTCTCCCCTTCCTATTTCAGTCGCATGAAACGGATCAATAAGGAAGGTCCGGCGATCATCGGACCGGAACTCCCGGGACAGAAACGCTGGTCGGCGAAAGAAGTCGCAGAGCGACAATGTGAGGATTGCCTGATCGTCGATGTCCGTTCGAAAGAGGCGTTCGCGGCAGCACACATCCCGGATGCCATCAACATCCCCATAGGATCAAATCTGCCTACCTGGGCGGGCTGGGTTCTCCCTTATGATCGTCCGATTCTGCTCGTCGTCGATCAGCCCTCCCAGGTGAAAGAAGTCGTCACTAATCTGCTCCGCGTCGGCTTTGACGACATTCAGGGCTATCTCGAAGGGGGCATCAATGCCTGGGAAACAGCGGGATTCCCTTTGGAAATGCTGGAGACCATCTCAGTCCGGGATCTGCATCACAAACTGCGCCAGCAGCACCCGCTGACAGTGTTGGACGTGCGCACCGAGCGGGAATGGGACGCCGGTCATATCAAAGGGGCACTCCACATTCACGGCGGTGCTTTACAGGAACGCTTTGAGGAAATTCCCCAGGAACAACCGGTGGCTGTGGTCTGTGGTTCTGGATATCGGGCTTCGATCGCCTCCTCGTTCATCCGCCGCGCCGGTTTCACTGATGTGGCAAACGTCCTGGGAGGTATGTCCGCCTGGAAAGCCGCAGACCTGCCCTTAAATGCCTGA
- a CDS encoding beta-lactamase hydrolase domain-containing protein: MDNTMKISDQITVGPQPNRDEIYEFGNEGFKSIVNFRTANEEGMPITPEAEGKAVESAGMKYCHIPVSMNMLDDRQVDEFREQFETLPKPIFAHCKSGKRAGAMAMMKRAVENGMSGEQTLQKAEEMGFQCDKPELKDFVKHYVDTHHK, encoded by the coding sequence ATGGATAACACGATGAAAATCAGTGACCAGATTACCGTTGGACCTCAGCCGAACCGGGACGAAATTTACGAATTCGGCAACGAAGGTTTCAAATCGATTGTGAACTTTCGCACTGCCAATGAAGAGGGAATGCCGATCACTCCCGAAGCGGAAGGCAAAGCAGTCGAGTCTGCAGGAATGAAATACTGCCATATCCCTGTTTCCATGAACATGCTGGACGATAGACAGGTCGACGAATTTCGTGAGCAGTTTGAAACGCTGCCCAAACCGATTTTCGCTCACTGTAAAAGTGGTAAGCGCGCCGGTGCGATGGCCATGATGAAACGCGCCGTCGAAAACGGAATGTCCGGCGAACAGACCCTGCAGAAAGCAGAAGAGATGGGCTTCCAGTGTGATAAGCCCGAGCTCAAGGACTTCGTCAAGCATTACGTTGATACGCACCACAAATAA
- a CDS encoding tetratricopeptide repeat protein: MRRSILIPVCLGTLFLMSQFAVAAPLAEEYLTSGKLDEGAQALQKQLKANPEDDEARFGLGVVQFFQSFEHLGGTLAQYVGGNLNRFGLRTEDVRRGLPEPIQKILSQAPDSKTATYADTRQMLQTWVDDLKAAEKTLSAVKDPNVKLPLHVGLIKVDLLGIGKPVEARFLLSRAGVSQQQTDAEQFLIDFDRGDADWLAGYCNFLCAWGEVLLAIDGQELFNCTAHLFFEKVDTPYPFLLEEHGNVDSIVGVDRPLVSDILAFIHLWRFELKEPERMKAALAHLEDMQWHAKSMWKYYLAETDNEREWIPNPQQTGVLEIKVTQEMVDTWLVVLDEAGEVLQGKKLIPFWRGKPGTQGVNLRRVFTEPREIDPFLWFQGTAAAPYLEKGEITDFADPELWTRINRTFGRNRFFTLAFWFN; this comes from the coding sequence ATGCGTCGTTCGATTCTGATTCCTGTCTGTCTGGGAACGCTGTTCCTGATGAGTCAATTCGCTGTTGCCGCCCCGCTGGCGGAAGAATACCTGACATCGGGAAAACTGGACGAAGGGGCTCAGGCCCTGCAGAAACAATTGAAAGCGAATCCGGAAGATGACGAGGCGCGGTTTGGTCTGGGAGTGGTGCAGTTCTTTCAGTCGTTTGAACATCTGGGAGGAACTTTGGCTCAGTATGTGGGAGGAAATTTGAATCGGTTTGGTTTACGGACAGAAGACGTCAGACGCGGGCTGCCGGAACCAATCCAGAAGATTCTGTCTCAAGCTCCCGATTCCAAAACGGCCACCTATGCCGATACCCGTCAAATGCTGCAGACGTGGGTTGATGATCTGAAAGCTGCTGAGAAAACCCTGTCTGCTGTCAAAGATCCGAATGTGAAACTGCCGTTGCATGTGGGGCTGATCAAGGTTGATCTGTTGGGAATTGGTAAACCGGTCGAAGCACGATTCCTGTTGAGCAGAGCAGGCGTCTCTCAGCAACAGACAGATGCGGAACAGTTCTTAATTGATTTTGATCGCGGCGATGCGGACTGGCTGGCCGGTTACTGCAACTTCCTGTGTGCCTGGGGCGAGGTCCTGCTGGCGATTGACGGTCAGGAATTATTCAACTGTACGGCCCATCTGTTTTTTGAAAAGGTCGACACGCCATACCCATTTCTGCTGGAAGAGCACGGAAATGTAGACAGCATCGTTGGTGTAGATCGGCCACTCGTCTCGGACATCCTGGCATTCATTCACCTCTGGCGGTTTGAACTCAAGGAACCGGAGCGGATGAAGGCGGCCCTGGCACACCTGGAAGATATGCAGTGGCACGCGAAATCGATGTGGAAGTATTATCTGGCGGAAACCGACAACGAACGCGAATGGATTCCCAATCCACAGCAGACCGGCGTGCTCGAAATCAAGGTTACGCAGGAGATGGTCGATACCTGGCTGGTCGTGCTGGACGAAGCGGGAGAGGTACTGCAGGGCAAGAAGCTGATTCCCTTCTGGCGGGGCAAACCGGGGACACAGGGTGTGAATCTGAGACGAGTGTTTACCGAACCTCGGGAGATCGATCCGTTTCTGTGGTTCCAGGGAACCGCGGCGGCCCCGTACCTTGAAAAGGGTGAGATCACAGACTTCGCTGATCCCGAACTGTGGACTCGCATCAACCGGACATTCGGCCGTAACCGGTTCTTCACGCTGGCATTCTGGTTTAACTAA